One Rosa chinensis cultivar Old Blush chromosome 5, RchiOBHm-V2, whole genome shotgun sequence genomic region harbors:
- the LOC112168134 gene encoding 40S ribosomal protein S8, whose translation MGISRDSMHKRRATGGKKKAWRKKRKYELGRVPANTKLSSNKTVRRIRVRGGNVKWRALRLDTGNFSWGSETVTRKTRLLDVVYNASNNELVRTQTLVKGAIVQVDAAPFKQWYSTHYGVEIGRRKKTAAVIKKEAEDGEAATAAAAAAEEVKKSKHVARKLEKRQQTRVLDQHIEEQFGGGRLLACISSRPGQCGRADGYILEGKELEFYMKKLQKKKGKGAAA comes from the exons ATGG GTATCTCTCGAGATTCCATGCACAAGAGACGTGCCACTGGAGGCAAGAAGAAGGCGTGGAGGAAGAAGCGAAA GTATGAGCTCGGAAGGGTGCCTGCCAACACTAAACTGTCCAGCAACAAGACAGTGAGGAGGATCAGGGTTCGAGGTGGAAATGTGAAGTGGCGTGCTTTGAGGCTCGACACAGGAAATTTCTCTTGGGGTAGTGAGACTGTGACCAGGAAGACCCGTCTTCTTGATGTTGTCTACAATGCATCTAACAATGAGCTGGTGCGTACTCAAACCTTGGTGAAGGGTGCCATTGTTCAGGTTGATGCAGCACCTTTCAAGCAGTGGTATTCTACCCACTATGGTGTTGAAATTGGGCGCAGGAAGAAAACTGCAGCTGTtatcaagaaagaagcagag GATGGTGAGGCCGCTACTGCTGCTGCCGCTGCTGCTGAGGAGGTGAAGAAGAGCAAGCATGTAGCAAGGAAGCTAGAGAAGCGTCAGCAGACTCGTGTGCTGGACCAGCATATTGAGGAACAATTTGGTGGTGGTCGTCTATTGGCTTGCATCTCTTCACGACCTGGTCAATGTGGCCGTGCAGATGG ATACATCTTGGAGGGCAAAGAGCTGGAGTTTTACATGAAGAAGCTccagaagaagaagggaaaggGAGCAGCTGCCTAA